A genomic window from Pseudonocardia broussonetiae includes:
- the efp gene encoding elongation factor P, producing MATTNDLKNGLVLNLDGQLWAVTAFQHVKPGKGGAFVRTTLKNVMTGKVVDKTFNAGTKVETATVDRRDMTFLYRDGADFVFMDGDTFDQIPIPEGTVGSAAGYLLENQVAMVALHESVPLFVELPTSVELVISHTDPGLQGDRSTGGTKPATLETGAEIQVPLFVTTGEKVKVDTRDGRYLGRISS from the coding sequence ACGACCTGAAGAACGGCCTGGTGCTCAACCTGGACGGCCAGCTCTGGGCGGTCACGGCGTTCCAGCACGTCAAGCCCGGCAAGGGCGGCGCCTTCGTGCGCACGACGCTGAAGAACGTGATGACCGGGAAGGTCGTCGACAAGACCTTCAACGCCGGCACCAAGGTCGAGACCGCCACGGTCGACCGCCGCGACATGACCTTCCTCTACCGCGACGGCGCCGACTTCGTCTTCATGGACGGCGACACGTTCGACCAGATCCCGATCCCGGAGGGCACCGTCGGCTCCGCGGCCGGCTACCTGCTGGAGAACCAGGTCGCGATGGTCGCGCTGCACGAGTCGGTGCCGCTGTTCGTCGAGCTCCCGACGTCGGTCGAGCTCGTCATCAGCCACACCGACCCCGGCCTGCAGGGCGACCGCTCCACCGGCGGCACCAAGCCCGCCACGCTGGAGACCGGCGCGGAGATCCAGGTGCCGCTGTTCGTCACCACCGGCGAGAAGGTCAAGGTGGACACCCGCGACGGGCGC